Part of the Longimicrobium sp. genome is shown below.
CTGATGGCGGTCACGCTGGTGGCGGGGATCTACGGGATGAACTTCCACCTCATGCCCGAGCTTTCGTGGCGCCTGGGGTACCCCCTGGCCCTGGGGCTGATGGTGACGATCGGCGTGGGGCTGTACTACTACTTCCGCCGCCTGAAGTGGATCTGACGCCCCGGCCCACGAAACGCTGGTGCGCCTGCCGCCCGGCGGGTAGGATTCCCCCCGCCGCGCCGCGCCCCTGATCCACGAAACGACCCCGCGATCCGGATGACCACGTCCCCCGAGGCGCTGACCGCCGATGAGCTGCAGGACGTGTGGCCGATCCTGTCGCGCGACGAGCGCGCGGAGGGGTTCACCTTCCTCCCGGCCGACGACGCCGACGACTTCTTCCTCTCGCTCAGCACGCGCGACCAGGCCGAGCTGCTGATGGAGCTGCGCGAGGGGGCCCGCCGCCGCTGGGTGCGCCTTCTCCCGCCCGACGACGCGGCCGACCTGGTGCAGGAGATGGAGCCGGAAGACCGCGTGGCCGTGGTCGACCTGCTGGACCCCGTCACCCGGCGCGAGGTCAGCGCGCTGCTGGCGTACGAGGAGGACGAGGCGGGCGGATTGATGAGCCCCCGCTTCGCCCGGGTGCGTCGCGAGATGACGGTGGACGAGGCCATCACCTACCTGCGCCGCCAGGCCCGCCGCCGGCTGGAGACCATCTACTACGCCTACGTGCTCGACGCCGAGCAGCGGCTGCAGGGCGTGGTCTCGTTCCGCGAGCTCTTCGCGGCTCCCGGCGACCGGCCGATCCACGAGGTGATGGAGACGGAGCTGGTGACCGTCCCCGAGCACATGGACCAGGAGGCGCTCTCGCTGATCCTGGCCGAAATGGACCTGCTCGCCCTTCCCGTGCTGGACGCGCAGGGGCGGATGAAAGGGATCGTCACGATCGACGACGTGGTGGACGTGGTGCAGGAGGAGGCCACCGAGGACATCCAGAAGGCCGGCGGGATGGAGGCGCTGGACGCGCCCTACTTCGACGTGGGCCTGGCGGACATGGTGCGGAAGCGCGGCGTGTGGCTGGTCGTCCTCTTCATCAGCGAGATGCTGACGGCCACGGCGATGGCGCACTTCCAGGACGAGATCGCGCGCGCCGTGGTGCTGGCCACCTTCGTTCCGCTGATGATCTCGTCCGGCGGCAACACCGGGAGCCAGGCCAGCACGCTGGTGATCCGCGCGATGGCGCTGGGCGAGGTGCGGCTGCGCGACTGGTGGCGGGTGGTGCGGCGCGAGTTCGCCACCGGGCTGGCGCTGGGGATCATCCTGGCCGTGATCGGCTTCGTGCGCATTCTGGTCTGGCAGATGGTCGGCCACATGTACGGCCCGCACTACATGCTCGTCGCCATCGTGGTCGCGCTCAGCCTGGTCGGCATCGTGCTCTGGGGCACGGTGACCGGGTCGATGCTCCCGCTCGTCCTCCGGCGCCTGGGGCTGGACCCCGCGAATTCCTCGGCCCCTTTCGTGGCCACGCTGGTGGACGTCACCGGGCTGGTGATCTACTTCTCCATCGCCCGCATGCTCCTGGGCGGCACCCTGCTCTGACGAACCGTTGGTCCCGTTCCTCCCGGATCGGCTGGTCTCACGCGGAGCCGCGGAGGTGTATCCCAGCCACCTCCGCGCCTCCGCGTCTCCGCGTGAGATCCAGCGATGCCTGGGGCGCGGCACTGAAAGTCGAAGGACGGAAAAATGGATCGAGGCGGCGGAGATGCTTCTCCACCGCCTCGATGCCATCTACCGAAAACCCAAGCTTACCAGATCGTCACGCGGACGGAGTCGGCGCGCACCATCTCGTCGCCCTGCTTGCAGCCGAACGCGCGGGCGAACTCGGGCATGTTGCTGAGCGGCCCGTTCACGCGCCACCGGCTGGGCGAGTGCGGGTCGATGGTCACCAGCATCCGCGAGTACTCGGGGCGGCGCAGCTCCCGCCAGACGCGCGCCCACCCCAGGAAGAAGCGCTGCTCGGGGGTGAAGCCGTTGATGACGGTGCGCGGCTTTCCTTCCAGCGCCTTCTGCATGGCCGCGTAGGCGATGGTCAGCCCGCCCAGGTCGGCGATGTTCTCGCCGGCGGTGAGCTTGCCGTTCAGGTGCAGCGTGTCGACCGCGGTGTAGCCGCTGAACTGCGCCACGATGCGCTCGGCCTGCGCGTTGTAGCGCGCCGCGTCCTCGGCGGTCCACCAGTCGCGCAGGTTGCCGGCCGCGTCGTACTGCCGCCCCTCGTCGTCGAAGCCGTGCGTGGCCTCGTGCCCGATCACCGCGCCCATCGCCCCGTAGTTGGTGGCGTCGTCGGCGTTGGGGTCGAAGAACGGCGGCTGCAGGATCCCCGCGGGGAACACGATCTCGTTGTACGTGGGGTTGTAGTACGCGTTCACCGTGGGCGGCGTCATCCCCCATTCGCCGCGGTCCACCGGCCGCCCGATCTTCCCCAGCTCGCGCGAGTACTCGAAGGTGGTGGCGGCCATGGCGTTGGCCGCGAACGGCCCGTTCCGCACCTCGAGCGACGAGTAGTCGCGCCAGCGCTGCGGGTAGCCGATCTTCTGCTGGAATGCCGTGAGCTTGGACAGCGCCTGCTGCTTGGTGGCCTCGGACATCCACGACAGCTGGCGGATGCGCTCGCCCAGCGCCGCGCGCAGGTTGTTCACCATCTCGTCGGCGCGCGCCTTGGACTGCGGGGTGAAGGCGCGCTCCACGTACGCCTGCCCCAGCATCTCGCCCAGCCCGGCGTCGGCCTCGGCCAGGCACCGCTTCCAGCGCGGCTGCTGCTCGGTGGCGCCGGTGAAGCGCTTGCCGAACTCGAAGCTCTCGTTCACGAACGCCGACGACAGCCGCGACGCGTACGAATCGGCCAGCCGCCAGCGGTAGTACGCCTGCAGGTCGGCCACCGGCGTGCCCTGCACCACGCGCCCCGCGGCGGTGATGAAGTCGGGCTGGCGCACCAGCGCGCTGTCGACCGCGGGGATGGCGGCCTCGCGCAGGTAGCCGGCCCAGTCGAAGCCGGGCGCCAGCGCGCGCACCTGCGCCATCGACAGCTTGTGGTAGATGGCGTTGGGGTCGCGCATCTGCACCCGCTGCATGGACGCCTGCGCCAGCGCGGTCTCGATCGCCAGCACCTTGCGCGCGTCGGCCTGCGCCTGCGCCGGGCTCTCGCCCAGCAGCGCCAGCGTGCGCCCCACGTGCGCCACGTACTCGTTGCGCAGCGCCACCGAGGCCGAGTCGGTCTTCAGGTAGTAGTCGCGGTCCGGGAGCCCCAGCCCGCCCTGCCCCAGCTGCAGCACCACCCGGGTGGCGGCCTTGTCGTCGGGCCCGGCGCCCACCGAGAAGAGCGCGCCGGCACCCATGCGGCGCATGCGCCCGGCCTCGGCCGCCAGCGCGGCCGGCGTGCTCGCGGCGGCGATGCGCGCCAGCTCGGGGCGCAGCGGTGCCGTTCCCGCGGCCTCGATCGCCGCCGAGTCCATGCAGGTGGCGTAGTAGGTTCCCAGCTTGGCGTACGGGCTGGAGGCGTCGGCGCGGCGCGCGGCGGCGTCCTCGATCACCGTCTTCAGCACGCCCTCGTTGTGCTCCTGCAGCTCGTAGAAGCTTCCCCACGCGGGGTAGATAGAGGGGATCTGCGTGCTGTCCAGCCAGCGCTGGTTGGCGAAGGCGAAGAAGTCGCGGCACGCCAGGCCGGTGGTGTCGGCGCACATGACGTCGGACGCGCGGGCCACGGCGGGGGCGCGCACCGCCGCGGTGGTCGCGGCCGCTGCGGCGACCATCGCGGTCGCCAGCCCGAATCGGGTTCGGCTCATCGTGAGATACTGGTTTAGGGGTCCGGAGGAATCCTGGTTCCCGTGTACATAGCGCGAGCCACGGAGTTCCGCCAGATGCGAATCTCCATACGCGTTTTGCTGTGCCGGACACAGCTGCATCCGGATGCTGTTATTGTTCAACATACGCGAGACGGGGCGAACCTCTTCCGCATGGAGCAAGATGGACGATCTTCCGATGAACAATCACCCTGCCGTGAGCGAAGGAGATCCGATTCCCGTGCCCTTCGCAGGCCTGCAACGCGCGCTGGAGGAGGGACGTTTCGGTCTTGCTCCAGACACGGTTCGCATCCGGCGCTTCGTCCCCGGATGGCGCGCGAATGGCCCGCCAGCCGAGATACGCAAGGCGTTGATACGTTATTTCGCCGAATAGAAGAGGCGGCGAGTGAATTTCACTCGCCGCCTCTTCTCATCATCTCTCCCGCTGACGATCACCCGCCCAGCGCCCGCGTCGCCTCCCGCAGCGCGGCGGTGGCGGCGGCGAAGCGGCGCGCCAGGTCGGCCAGCTCGCTCTCGGCGAGCGGACGGTCGCCGTGGCGCGCGGCGTTGGCCACGCCGGGGAACACCATGTCGGAGTAGCCGTTGTCGGGGTCCGAGGCGTAGATCAGGTTGCGGAACCACTCGCGGTCCTTCAGCCCCTCCGGCCGCGTGAGCGCGCGCTCCACGCCCAGCAGCGCGCGGTTCGCCGCGTCGCGTCGCGCGGGGGCCAGCGCGCCGCCCGCCAGCGCCCGGTCGCGCGCCGTGGCAAAGTCGCGCGCCGCGGCCTCCATCGCGTCGACGGACGCGCGGAGCGGGGCGGTGCCGGCCGTGTCCCACCCCTTCGCCTTCAGCGCCTGCTCCAGGTCGGGAAGGTAGCCGCGCATGGTGCGCGCGTACTCGGCGTAGTCGTACGGCAGCACCTCGGCGTTGGCCAGGCGCAGCAGCAGGGCCGCGCCCACCGACGCCGCGGCCGCGTGGTAGCGGAAGCCGGGGTCGCCGAAGCGGCTCATCCACGCGTACGAGTCGTACTGCGAGTGGTACACGCCGCCCGGCCCGCCGAAGCCCCACTCGGCGATCGGAATCCCCAGGTGGTTGTAGAAGCCGGCGAAGTCCGACCCGCCGCCCGGGTTCCCCATCGCCACCTCGGCGGAATCGGGGAGATTGGTCCGCTTCCGCCACACCTGGTACACGCTCCCGCCGCCGGACGGGTCGGGGACAAGGCCGGCCACGTCGCGCAGCAGCGCCCGCAGCGAGGGCGAGCCGCCGCCGTCGAACGCGCGTCCCTGCGCCGCCACGTCCTGGTTCAGGTAGGCCACGGCGCCGCGCATCAGCCGCGCCGAGTCCTCCTCCACGTACTCGGTCGAGCCCACCAGCCCCCACTCCTCCGCGTCCCATGTGGCGAAGACGATGGTGCGGCGCGGGCGGTTCCCGGCGCGCACCTGCTCCATCACCGCGCGGGCGGACTCCAGCACGCTGGTGGTGCCGCTCACGTTGTCGGCGGCGCCGGGGCCCCAGGCGTCGCGGTGGCCGCCCACCATCACGATCTCGTCGGGGAGCTCGCTTCCGCGGATGACGCCGAAGGTGTCCCAGATGTCCTTCATCGGCGATGTCCGCTCGTCCGTCTCCACCGCGATGCGGGCGACCACGGGGCCGGGGCCCACGTGGTAGCGGAAGGGAAGCCCGCCCTGCCACGCCTGCGGGACGGCGGTCCCCCGCACCCCGCGCAGCAGCTCCGCCGCGTTCGCGTACGACACGGGGATCACGGGGATGCGGGGGATGTCCATCTCCGCGGGCGACAGGCGCCGGGCGTTGTCGGTGGACGGGTATCCGGGGGTGGACGGGTCGCCGTCGGAGTTCAGGATGCTGCCGCGCTGCACCCCGCGCTCGGGGCGCATGGGCCCCTCGGGGTACACGTCGCCGCGCGCGAAGCCGTCGTCGGCCGGGTCGCTGTAGATGACCAGCCCCACCGCGCCGTGCCGCTCCGCCTCGCGCGCCTTGATCCCCCGGAAGCTCCGCCCGTAGCGCGCGACGGCGATCTTGCCGCGCACCGACACGCCGAGCGAGTCCAGCCGCGCGTAGTCCTCCACCAGCCCGTAGTTCACGTACACCACCTCGCCGCGAACGTCGCCCTGCGCGCTGGTGCCGTTCACCGTGGGGTACTGCGCGAGCACCGAGGTGCTGTCGCCGGGCACGGGCGGCTCGGCCAGCGCCAGCTCGCGCGCGTCGGGGGAGATGCGCCAGAGGTGGACGGCGGTGGCGTGCGGCAGCCACACGCGGTAGTGGCGCACCTCCGTCTCCAGCCCCATCCGCCGCATTTCGCCGATCACGTAGTCGCGGGTGCGCGCCTGCGCGGGGGTGCCCGCCACGTGCGTCTCGGCCGAGAGCGCGCGCGAGTGCGCCGACGCCCGCTCCGGCGAGGTGGCGGCGATGGCGGCGGCCTCCACCCGGCGCTCGCGGGCGGCCGCGTCGGCCGAGTAGCCCGGCATCGCCTGCTGGGCATGGAGAAGGGAGACGGACGCCAGCAGCGCCGCCGGAACGACCAGGCGAACGAGCACGGGCAACCCTCGCGTTTCGGGGGAGATGATGATGGGACTGGCGGGCAAACTACGCGTCGCACGACGAGCGGACCAGCGGGGGAGGGAATCGGAGGAGCGACGATCGATTCAGCCGCGGGCGCGGCGGGACTGCACGGCCTCCCAGACGTGGGCGAGGCCGTGCCGTTCGGCGAGCGACCGGATCCGGGCCTCGTCTATTTCCTGGAGTGGCGAGTCCAGCATTCCCGAGATGTCGCGAAGGTGCTTTTCCGTCCAGGCGAAGGAGTAGTACTTCATCTTCATCAGGATCAGCTCTTCCGGGGGAGAGACCATCACCATGCCCCCGAAGGCGGTTTCCATCCTGCGCGCATTGTCCACCTGCAGGCGAGAGATCGCGTCGCCGGCGATGAAGATGTCGGCCTTCAGCCCGGTTTCGTTGTCGATGATGTTGAACTGGCTGCCGGTGCGGATGGCCTCCAGCGCCGCGTGCTCGTCCCGGTAGTACCGCGGATGCGGAAAGCGCGCGAGGAGCCGCGGAACGTCCTGCGGCCGCAGGTGCACGACGACGTCGATATCGGTGGTCAGCCGCAGCTCGCCATACATCATCGCCGCCAGCGACCCGCCGACCGCGTACGGGATCCCGAGCTCCTCGCACGCGCGCGCGACGATGTCGAGCAGATCAAACGCGCTTTTCAAGAAACCTCCGGGCGACCTCGCGGTTGATCTCCTCCTCGGTCCACTCCGGATGCCGCGATCTCAGCCGCAGCGCGAGCGTCTCCCGAGCCACCATGGCGATCTCGGCCGCCGCGCGAAGGCGCTGCGCCGAACTCCAGCGGCTCCAGACGGCGAGCTGCCGGCGGTCGGCGAGCTCCACCACGATCTCGCGCGTCTCCCCGTCGATCGTGTGAAAGAACCCGGTGCGGTTGTCGTCGCTGTCCATCGCTTC
Proteins encoded:
- a CDS encoding M13 family metallopeptidase; protein product: MSRTRFGLATAMVAAAAATTAAVRAPAVARASDVMCADTTGLACRDFFAFANQRWLDSTQIPSIYPAWGSFYELQEHNEGVLKTVIEDAAARRADASSPYAKLGTYYATCMDSAAIEAAGTAPLRPELARIAAASTPAALAAEAGRMRRMGAGALFSVGAGPDDKAATRVVLQLGQGGLGLPDRDYYLKTDSASVALRNEYVAHVGRTLALLGESPAQAQADARKVLAIETALAQASMQRVQMRDPNAIYHKLSMAQVRALAPGFDWAGYLREAAIPAVDSALVRQPDFITAAGRVVQGTPVADLQAYYRWRLADSYASRLSSAFVNESFEFGKRFTGATEQQPRWKRCLAEADAGLGEMLGQAYVERAFTPQSKARADEMVNNLRAALGERIRQLSWMSEATKQQALSKLTAFQQKIGYPQRWRDYSSLEVRNGPFAANAMAATTFEYSRELGKIGRPVDRGEWGMTPPTVNAYYNPTYNEIVFPAGILQPPFFDPNADDATNYGAMGAVIGHEATHGFDDEGRQYDAAGNLRDWWTAEDAARYNAQAERIVAQFSGYTAVDTLHLNGKLTAGENIADLGGLTIAYAAMQKALEGKPRTVINGFTPEQRFFLGWARVWRELRRPEYSRMLVTIDPHSPSRWRVNGPLSNMPEFARAFGCKQGDEMVRADSVRVTIW
- a CDS encoding M28 family peptidase, producing the protein MLVRLVVPAALLASVSLLHAQQAMPGYSADAAARERRVEAAAIAATSPERASAHSRALSAETHVAGTPAQARTRDYVIGEMRRMGLETEVRHYRVWLPHATAVHLWRISPDARELALAEPPVPGDSTSVLAQYPTVNGTSAQGDVRGEVVYVNYGLVEDYARLDSLGVSVRGKIAVARYGRSFRGIKAREAERHGAVGLVIYSDPADDGFARGDVYPEGPMRPERGVQRGSILNSDGDPSTPGYPSTDNARRLSPAEMDIPRIPVIPVSYANAAELLRGVRGTAVPQAWQGGLPFRYHVGPGPVVARIAVETDERTSPMKDIWDTFGVIRGSELPDEIVMVGGHRDAWGPGAADNVSGTTSVLESARAVMEQVRAGNRPRRTIVFATWDAEEWGLVGSTEYVEEDSARLMRGAVAYLNQDVAAQGRAFDGGGSPSLRALLRDVAGLVPDPSGGGSVYQVWRKRTNLPDSAEVAMGNPGGGSDFAGFYNHLGIPIAEWGFGGPGGVYHSQYDSYAWMSRFGDPGFRYHAAAASVGAALLLRLANAEVLPYDYAEYARTMRGYLPDLEQALKAKGWDTAGTAPLRASVDAMEAAARDFATARDRALAGGALAPARRDAANRALLGVERALTRPEGLKDREWFRNLIYASDPDNGYSDMVFPGVANAARHGDRPLAESELADLARRFAAATAALREATRALGG
- the mgtE gene encoding magnesium transporter, whose translation is MTTSPEALTADELQDVWPILSRDERAEGFTFLPADDADDFFLSLSTRDQAELLMELREGARRRWVRLLPPDDAADLVQEMEPEDRVAVVDLLDPVTRREVSALLAYEEDEAGGLMSPRFARVRREMTVDEAITYLRRQARRRLETIYYAYVLDAEQRLQGVVSFRELFAAPGDRPIHEVMETELVTVPEHMDQEALSLILAEMDLLALPVLDAQGRMKGIVTIDDVVDVVQEEATEDIQKAGGMEALDAPYFDVGLADMVRKRGVWLVVLFISEMLTATAMAHFQDEIARAVVLATFVPLMISSGGNTGSQASTLVIRAMALGEVRLRDWWRVVRREFATGLALGIILAVIGFVRILVWQMVGHMYGPHYMLVAIVVALSLVGIVLWGTVTGSMLPLVLRRLGLDPANSSAPFVATLVDVTGLVIYFSIARMLLGGTLL